The Spinacia oleracea cultivar Varoflay chromosome 2, BTI_SOV_V1, whole genome shotgun sequence DNA segment CCTCCTCCACTACTTGCAGGTCATCTGAACTGCAGCATGAGCCTCCCAATTAAGCTTGGGAAAGATCTTTCTCACGAGGATGTCCTAAGAGTAGCAGAGGGGGTGACAACCACGGAGAGCATACACACCTAAGTTCAATTTAAAGCCCAGCGTTAATATCAAGTAACTCTGTTTAGATTTAAGTAGAAACCCTAAGTCAAAACAGTAAGTAAAAAACATAATTACTATTGAATTATGTAAAATAATGCAAAATTAAACAACAATTGTTTAAGTTAACATATAACCACCACTATCAAGAACATGCATGCACTAATTCGATTAAAAAATTGGGAAGTAAAAATCGAAAAGACCCTAATTCCTACTAAAAATgttaaattatgaaaaatcaTGCCACAATGATTTAAATTAACAAATAGAACACCATTATGAAGAACATGAATGCATTAATTTTGGAGTAAAAAATACTAAACAAAAAAGCTCTGATTTGTCATGCTACAACTACCAAAAAAACGACTTTAATGAAAAAATCAACAAAGAGAATGAAAGTACCATTGCCCTAGTTGGAGACCTTCTTCTTTTTTGCAGGTGATCCTCAGCACTCCACTTTAGTTGATGATGTCGCCATTTTTGCAGAGTAGAGCAATTACTTCgactttttgtgtttttgtgaGTAAATTGGAAAAAGGCAAGTGAAAATGAAAGGGAGGGGGAGGGGAAATATCGAGGAAATAAAAAGGGAGGAACTAGGGTTGGAACCGTAAAAAAAAACCCTCCCAAAAAAGAAAACCATAGAAGGAGGAGATGAAACGTGTAAGTTGAAAAGTCTAAGTAAGTTGAAAAACCAAGAATCAGTTGTTTCAAACCACTTTACACGTGTAAATTACTATTTTTTAGCagctttattattatttcaatcaatttaACGGAAAAACTAACGATGTTAACAATATTAGCCTTTTCCATCCACTTCGAAGGACCAAACTGACACTTTTGAAACTTTAGTTGGCAATGTTTAGGGACCTAAAGAactctttattcattttttgtagcttccatattttttttattaattttctaaaaaaacaaaaaacgataccgAAATGGGCCTATACAAATTTGATTTCCAATGCAAACATAAAAGTAATTGCATTTAAatgcaataaaaataataaaaaaaaatatggtcAGTTTGTAATTTACCCCacattaaatattttaaaatatttgttaTTTCCAAGAagaatttattgtacaactcaTTTTATAGGAAATAcattaaatttaaaaaaaacatgtgaaattttggagggaaaaacaACGGTactttagtatattatattgaAGATGAGAACCCATAAGATGTTTTCAGGTCCACCAAAATTGAAACTGAGAGAGTTTTAAAATGTTCCTAACAATTCAAAATTACaaatcatcattttcatatTTATAGAATAAGAATTTTACCTCAAAAAAATCCGTAAAAAAATAATCCGTAAATAAATTCAAATTCATCGATTCTACAACGGTATTAAAAAACATTTAAGAGATGAGTAATACGATGAGACATGAGAAGAGGGGAGAGAAAGATGACCTGCTTGTAGTGGACTTCATTGGTGTAGCCGTGTAGGTGTACGAAAGAAGCATAGGAGTAATATCGCTAACATCAAGCCTTGAAACAGACAATATTGTCGTCATTGGAAGTTCCTCAAACATCAGGGTGTTCATCGGCGTGACGTCGGAACCTTGACGGAGCAACGTCCTTGTTCTCCCAACTTGGGGGGTTTTATTCGACGTCCTCGTTCGCTAAAAACTCCCCCATAGTTATGATGAAAAGACGATATTGCTCTTTAAAAGAATCAATCCTCTCTTCCCTTCACCCCTTCCATAAACCACTTGCTGCTTCGGCCAAGTTTTGTCGTCGCCGTCGTGTCCCTGGCCCAACCCATTCGATGCTCAGAAAACCCCACCACCCATTGCGCCGCCTGGTTGTCCCAGATTCCCCCCCCCCTCCTTTGCTCTCTTATATGTGCGCAGCCTGGCCGATTCGGTGTAGCAGAACGGAGGAGGAGAAGAGGGCGCAAGAGGAGAAGCAGACCACCAGAAAACAAAGACGCAAGAGGAGGAGCTAGTATACGCGACGCCGAAAAACAGAGAGGAGATGCCGCTGAAGAGATCACCATATGGCACCTCTGTCGATTCGGTAGCCGCTTCGTTAgattatttcgattttttttatgGTTGGGGTAGGGTGCCCCCCATAATTGGCGGCCCTAACCATGGTTGTGCCGCCTAGTAAAAGCGGCGACGACCATGGTCCAACCGCAGATCTTGGGTGGCTGAACCATAGTCACCACCGCTTTTTCTAGGCGGCACAACCATGGTCATGGTCGTTGCCGCTTTTTCTGGGCGGCATAACCATAGTCATATGGCCGCCGATTCTGGACGGCACCcttgatttaaaaaaaaaatcgaaatttaaaaaatttccaACCACCAAAATTATTTCCTTAATTCGTAAATTCATTCGggtttttttttagaaatttctattatttaaatgtttaaaattttgtgaattttcatattatttttgaaaaagttttttaaaattatggaaattagattttattgattttgtgatatttattattttttaaaatcatgataattagtttatgtgaattttgtgaattttcatatatatattttttaattatggaaattggttttttctgttttaattaaataattgaaattattttgtaattgttgttgaaaatgttGAAATGATTTTGAAGTGTTTATTTGTGGTAGAGTTTTATAAGGGCACGACCGCCTTTCCACATAAATTACGCGGGCGTTTTTAGCGAACGAGAacgtcgaatagcgatacacCACTTTTTATCGTATACTCCGTACTTTGTATCTTTtacttattttcttttttttaacgtACATACAGCTGTATAGGGGATTAAAAAGGAAATGGAAATAATTTACTTGCACAATAAAAGGAAAGTATCAAACGACTGGCAGTTGGTTAAAAATCTAGAAACTGAAATTCCGAATTGTTCCAACAATATCAGAATCTCCCAATTTGTCGATTTTGAACAAGGTATGATTGTCTCTCTCTTAAATGGCACTCTCATTTCCTTTAATCAATCTCAATTGCGCAGTTTATTTGCAAATTGCAATGCGCTTTTTTAATCTGGGGACGTTTTTTATTCAGCTGCTGTACCGAATAATTCCTGCATTTGCTTCGCATCTTTTTGTTTCCAACTAATTGTCATTCTTTGttatatttcctttttttttactacTATGATTTGGACTAGAATTCATGCAATTAGACGTTGCTGAACCGAAGAAGCAGCTGATTTTTCTGCTACAAATTCTAGGTTTTGTGGTTGATAATACAGCTATTACTGGAAGAATTGCGCAAATCATGTGTTTATTTTATGGGAATTTTATATTTTCCCGGGGTTTTGatgcaaaatcgtaattacCTTTTCCCATGATTTTTAGCAACTAtagagtactccgtattaattttGTTTTGATGGATAAGTGGAAATTGGTATGAAGTAGACAAGAAACCATTTAGAGGAACTATGCTAATGGAAAAACCGTTATAACTTCTACCTATCTTAAACCCGATTTTGGACTTGCTCAATAATTATTTTCCCAGAACATTGCAGCAATTTATTTGTTCACTATGCTTTCAAGATTCATGTCGATTAAGTGTGCAGTTTTTTCCATGAGTATGAATATAATTTTTCCATTGATTGACAAAATAAGATTACTAAAGCCTTCCAGTAATCTGCTACAGGTATATATTACATTTTCCTCTTAATAAAGGGGAAAAGATGTTTATGGGGAGTACCCACGGTCTTCCAGTGTATAGCTCACTGAATGATGTGTTGCTCCCTGATCACGAATTAGAACCAGACGAGGATGAAGAAGCGGATAGCTCTAGCCAGATAATATTTATGGCTTCCTTTGACGAACTTGCAGGGAATTGCATTCAGTATGAAACTATCATATGGCTTTCAATCTCGTTGCTGTTAGTTTTAGCTTGGGGAATTGGGGTCATTATGTTGCTATATTTTCCCTTCAGAAGATATGTGCTTCATAAGGATATTTCTTCACGAAAGTTGTATGTCACACCTGCTGAAATTATCTATAAGGTAGAATAAACTGAATATCTGGATGGTTTTGAGGAAGATGGGAAGTATGAATGTATGACACTGCTTATCTTTCTTCTGACAGGCATCTAGACCATCATATGTACCCTGCTGGAAAACTGTGACAACGGCGACACATGTCCCTTTGTCTATGgtgattgatttaattattgaaCAAGGTTCGAGTTGTCATCTGCTAATTAAGTGAGATTTACTTGCTTGCTTGcagaatttatttgttttagtgTTTTATTTGCTCGGCTCCTCTTTCCAGTTTTATGTATATCAAGAGTGTGTGCTATGTGGTGCAAAAGCCCACTATTTATTCTGGGTTATGGGTTTTTTTGTGTGATGTCTCTGATAATATAATACTTCCAAACATAGTCCATTTACTTCCACATTTGATATTGCACGTATAGGTTGCTTACAGTCTGTGTACGGTATACACACATTCAGAGTGAAGAGTATATCACGTGGTAAGACTGCTTCTGTGGATGAGTTGCAGATTCAAGGAGTATCTAATCCTGGACTTTTGAGAAAGGTATAGCACAGTGTCTTGAGTCCTTGACACTGTTGTGAATTTAGTTCCCCTTAAACACCTAATAACAAAATTGTGTCTGTTCTATATTTATGACTTTGTTCCCTTGCATAGTTTGCATAAAATTGTATCATGGCATACATTGATGTTAAGTAGCTAGATTGGGTCTGCCGTACAGGTCATAATAACAGAAGCTTCGAAGGTTATTCGAGATGCTGGAAAGATGATGACCCGTATGCCGTCCTTGAATCAGAGACATGCTTCTTCGAGACCACCATCCAATAAGTGGAAGGTACGCCAATAACTAGGGAAGACAGAAGTCACTTAACTAAATGCTTTAAATAAAATCTTAAGCGTTAATGAAATTAATGTGTAGCAATCTCTTTATGTGTATGTCTAAGATAAGAGTATTGGCACTAATGTCTTGCATAAATGTCGAAGTTGTGTGTCTTTTACTCTTCATTATGTTTCTATCAGAGGcgcacaaaaaaaatattattgatggaGAGGAAAGTTTCCCCCCTTTAGAAGAAACCCGATTTGTGTTTTGTGTTTGGGTTGTGTGAGGATTGAGGAAGATAGCATGTGAGAGAAGTCAATAACACTTGTATCTTTTTGTTTCCTAGTGAATATAATGCTAGTTTAAGTAAAATGATTTTCTCATTGCTGGCTTTCCAATTTCCAAAAGGATTTGTCAATATCCTCAGTTTTATTCTGATGACTGATGCTACCGGCTTCACAAATTCAAAGGTTAATTTCACATAGTTCGAGAGGGAGCAGGGACAGAACTTAAGCGTGACTGCCGTTAGACTACACTTTCCTGTTAGAACTAATAATAAACTGTTCTGAAGCAGCAGAGTAGATGGAGGTTTCTGGCTTTCTGCTATGAATTAACATAGCGTAGACATCAAATAAGCAGATTATAAGGAAGAAGATGGGTGATTTTGATTAGTAAGCTGGAAAATACAGAAAATGTAACTGATATTCAAGCTTTTGAGAGACTTGATTCTCTCCCAAAGTCCCAAGTGGACTCTTAAAAGCTCAATACAAATTTATATATATTCAACATCACATTCCTTCTCTAATATGTctctatttatagtaataaactCCCTAGTTTATCTCCCAAGCTACCGATAAGGCCATAACTAACTTATAAGGATAATGTCTAAAGCACCCCTCTCCCTTTCAGTTCATTGGAGGAGATTTCAGAGAAATCGCTTTGGTTACTTTCCTGAAGGGTTTAAAGGAGGATATAAGGGCGGAGGTGCGGTTCTTAGATCCGAAAGATCTGGATCGGGCCATGGAGTTGGCCATTGGGGTTGAAGAGAAGATGCAAACTGTGCAACCAGAAGAAGTGAGAAGAAGTGAGACCAGATCCTATTTATCTGGGCCTAACCAACGAAGTCCGCACACTTTCTCTTATACACCCATCCCCATTTGTACCCACAACCCAAATTAAACTACCAATCCCACAAAACACCCAGCTACCAAAATAACACCCCATTTCACAAACCTTTTGGTGAGTACAGAAGGTTAACAGAAAAGGAGCTacaagagaagagagaaaaacttGTGTTTCCAGTATTATGAAACATGGGcggtgttgttgttgtcgtcGAGAGCTAAGGTGTTGCTGGCAGAAGGAGATGAAGAATGAGACCGAAGAGACGTGCAGTGGAGAAAAATGGTGAGAATAGTACGTAGACCATACATGTTGGATTTGTTTGAATTCGGTGGTGGGATTAACTAATCCCTAAACAATGAAGCTAATGGGGCAATTGAAGGTAAAGAGGTGAGGGTAATGATTAGGCAATCCACAACTTCATTTCACTTGACACGGTGGAGCGATTGGGAATTCCGGTGGACATCACTCGCGGATTCGGGGTCTCACTTGGTAATAGAGAGGCGGTGCAAGGCCGGGGAGAGTGTAAAGGTCTACTACTGCAATTACATGGGGTGGAAACTTTTTAGGATTTTTGGCCTCTTAAATTAGGTAATTCTAATGTGATTTTAGGGGTGCAATGACTATGACAGTTGCGTTCAGTAGTGGCAAATTGGAAATTACAAACCATGAAATTCCAAGTGGGTGGAGCACCGGTAAACTTAAGGGGAGATTCTTCCTTGGATCGAACCAAAATGTCCCTCAAGTCTATGATTAGAACGTTACACAGAGAAGGTGGGATTATTGTGGAATTGAACCAAGTTGAGAAAGAAGAATAGAGGGAGGACGAACTTGACAATGACATTGCCCCAAATTTGCCCCAGGGGATTCTTCAACTCTATAGAGCAAGGAATCCCCCAGCATGGTAGAGAGCACGCCATTACACTCAAGGGCGGGAGCAACCTGGTGAGTGTTAGACCGTATCGCTATCCCCAATTCAGAAAAATAAGATTGAATGGCCGATTACCGAGATGATGGAAGCAGACTCATATGATCCTCTACCAGCCCATTCTCCAGTCCAGTACTTTTAGTCAAGAAAAAAGATGGTCGTGGCGATCTATGAAGCACGGGGACGGCTGGGTACACCCGTTTCCCGTACCGGGTATGGGTACGGTACGGGTACGGGACGGGTACGCCCCGGATACGTCCCCAAAACGAATGGTACATGGGCTGAATATCGGTACGGGTGGGTACGGGGTGGGTACGCGGGTGGGTACGTATTTGGACAAAAACCAAGTACCCAACAGCCATTAAGACCCAAATTCgaattttagggtttttttcCAAATCCCAAATTTCTCTCACCTGTTTGAGTCTTCAAATCTTCGAGTCTTCTTCTTGTTCCCTCGCCGCCGGTGTTCTTCCTCGCCACCGGCCAGGCGGCGCCGGCCACTGCTGGTGCGAACTGCGAGTCTTCTTCTTGCGACAGCGAATTCGGCTAGGCGGCTAGCGAACAGCCGAACAACGACGACGACGAGGGAGGAAGTGCGATCCACCGCCGCCGGTTGCTCGTCGTCTGCAGGAACATCCACCGCCGCCGTCTCTCCTTGTCTCCTTCGCCGCCGGTGACTCGGTGAGAcacttctctttttcttttctttctttctttttttgtttctctatttgttttgtgtttgaaTGAGAATGAATGATAGTTTCATGGACTAACCAATAGCCCAACCCATATAAGTGTCCTTTTATACAGTGTGTAACGTCATTGTAAATTTTTCTACAAATATTAGATGGAAATTTTTATCTATTAAAAATTTAAGgtaatatatattattttttttttttttgccgaatCCAAGCCGTACCCGTTTTTAGAAATTTTGGTTTTGCCGTTTTCCGTCCCTGTACCCGTACCCGAATCCGTTCCCGTATCCGTATCGGTGCTACCTAGGTGGCGATTTTGTTTTGATTATCGAGCACTGAACAATGAAACAATGTCGGATAAATACCCAATTCCAGTCATCCGCGAGCTTATGGATGAGCTACACGGGTCCACATTCTTCTCCAAACTGGACTTGAAATCCGGATATCATTAAATTAGGATGAAGTCAGAGGACGTGCCCGAGATGGCCTTCCGAACTCACAAGGGGGTATAAATTCCTTGTCATGCCATTTTGGTTGACTAACGCCTTGACAACTTTTCAATCCTTAATGAACGAGGTATTCCGATGTTATCTTTGAAACTTTGTTCTTGTGCTTTTGATGATATCCTAATATATAGTCTGAATGAAAAAGAACATTGCAATCATGTGCAATTGTGTTACTGTTGCAAAAAAGTGCTCTTTTGGCGAAGTCAAGGTTGAATACCTTGGTCATGTAGTTTAGGCCCAATGGGTCCCTATGGATCTAGAAAAGGTCCAAGCTATGCTAGCTTTCCCCAACCTCAATCCTTTGAGGGAATTGTGTGGCTTTTTAGGTCTCAACGAATATTGCCAGAAATTCGTTTTGAACTACGCTAAAATTAAGTTGCCCTTGATAGAAAGACGCTTCGGTGGAGTGAGACAACCACCTTAGATTTCGAATCACTAAAACAGGCTTATGGTTTGGGGTCCGACCTTAGCCATGCCCAACTTTGCCAAATTGTTCGAGACAGAGACGGATGCCTCGAGTTTCTAGCTAGGGGCGATGTTAATTCTAGAGCAACACCCCATAGCCTTTTATAGCCACACTGGGCAGCCCAACAAGGTTGAAGTCGATTTATGAGAAAGAGTTAATGGTTATAGTTATAGACGTTCAAAAGCAGCGCCATTATCTTTTCGGTTACCAAAAGTGAGTAAGAAAATTAATGGGGTACAATTTCGAAATTCAATACAAGTCAGGAACAGAGTGGTTGATGCATTATCAAGAAAAGTAAACCCAAATTCAGAATTGTGTAACACAGTGTTCCTTGGGAATAAATTCAGAAAGAAATTGACAAATACATACAACAACTACTACAAGAGATTATACAGGAAGATAAGCCCTAGGTTGGGTTTCGGCCTGAAGGTGGCATTTTGTTGAACAAGGACAGGCGAGTCATAAACCCAATTTCGGTAATTACAATTGCTTTTTTACATGAGCATCACGAATCTACGGTGGGGGACACTCGGGAGAACTCCCGGCCTTCGAGTGGTATTGGATTGGAATGGGGAAGAACGTAGCAAAGTATGTGCAGCAATGCCTCGTATGCCTCCCGAGCCCATTTGGCTTGGTGATTACCATGGACTTCATTGAAGGGCTTCCCAAATCAAGTGTGGGATGACATTACGATGGACTTCAT contains these protein-coding regions:
- the LOC110789086 gene encoding uncharacterized protein encodes the protein MFMGSTHGLPVYSSLNDVLLPDHELEPDEDEEADSSSQIIFMASFDELAGNCIQYETIIWLSISLLLVLAWGIGVIMLLYFPFRRYVLHKDISSRKLYVTPAEIIYKASRPSYVPCWKTVTTATHVPLSMVIDLIIEQGCLQSVYGIHTFRVKSISRGKTASVDELQIQGVSNPGLLRKVIITEASKVIRDAGKMMTRMPSLNQRHASSRPPSNKWKVENSAYSVSTERRGMASGEMFMHKLDEVDKSVKKIESLMAKFQSPPKSAERCEDEISSL